In Flavobacterium sp. CS20, a single window of DNA contains:
- the ettA gene encoding energy-dependent translational throttle protein EttA, protein MSDDKKVIFSMSGVSKTFQGAQTPVLKNIYLSFFYGAKIGILGLNGSGKSTLLKIIAGIDKNYSGDVVFSQDYSVGLLEQEPQLDEDKTVLEVVKEGVSEITAILDEYNKINDMFGLEEVYSDPDKMEKLMSQQAKLQDKIDATNAWELDHKLEVAMDALRTPDADKKISVLSGGERRRVALCRLLLKEPDVLLLDEPTNHLDAESVHWLEQHLQQYKGTVIAVTHDRYFLDNVAGWILELDRGEGIPFKGNYSSWLEQKSKRLADEQKQAKKRQKTLERELEWAKMSPKGRQTKQKARLKNYDKLVSQDQKKLDEKLEIYIPNGPRLGTKVIEAKGVKKAFDDKLLYDDLNFKLPQAGIVGIVGPNGAGKTTIFKMIMGEVEPDEGTFEVGDTAKIAYVDQAHSNIDPDKSIYENFADGQDLIMMGNQKVNARAYLSRFNFGGSEQNKKVDKLSGGERNRLHLAMTLKEEGNVLLLDEPTNDLDVNTLRALEEGLENFAGCAVIISHDRWFLDRVCTHILAFEGNSEVYFFEGSYSEYEDNKTKRLGDTMPRRIKYKKLKKR, encoded by the coding sequence ATGTCAGACGATAAAAAAGTAATTTTCTCCATGTCTGGAGTGAGCAAAACTTTTCAAGGAGCACAAACACCTGTTCTAAAAAATATATATCTCAGTTTTTTCTACGGTGCCAAAATCGGTATCCTCGGTCTTAATGGTTCTGGGAAGTCCACATTGCTCAAAATTATAGCAGGGATTGATAAAAATTATTCTGGAGATGTGGTCTTTTCTCAAGATTATTCTGTTGGTCTTCTCGAACAAGAGCCCCAATTAGATGAAGATAAAACCGTTCTCGAAGTGGTTAAAGAAGGAGTTTCTGAAATTACTGCAATCCTTGATGAATACAACAAAATCAACGATATGTTTGGTTTAGAAGAAGTCTATTCCGATCCAGATAAAATGGAAAAATTGATGAGTCAACAAGCTAAACTTCAGGATAAAATTGATGCTACCAATGCCTGGGAACTCGATCACAAACTTGAAGTGGCTATGGATGCGTTACGCACTCCTGATGCTGATAAAAAAATCAGTGTCTTATCTGGTGGTGAAAGACGTCGTGTGGCACTTTGTCGTTTATTGCTAAAAGAACCCGATGTGTTACTACTTGACGAACCAACCAACCATCTCGATGCCGAATCCGTGCATTGGTTAGAACAACATTTACAACAGTATAAAGGCACAGTCATTGCCGTGACGCACGATAGATATTTCTTAGACAATGTCGCTGGTTGGATACTTGAACTTGACCGTGGCGAAGGTATTCCGTTTAAGGGTAATTATTCGTCTTGGCTTGAGCAAAAATCTAAGCGTTTGGCTGACGAACAAAAACAAGCCAAGAAACGTCAAAAAACCCTTGAACGCGAATTAGAATGGGCTAAAATGTCACCTAAAGGAAGACAAACCAAACAAAAAGCCCGATTAAAAAATTACGACAAACTCGTCAGTCAAGACCAGAAAAAATTAGATGAAAAATTAGAAATCTACATCCCTAATGGCCCGCGATTAGGAACCAAAGTGATTGAAGCTAAAGGCGTTAAAAAAGCATTTGACGACAAGTTGCTTTATGACGATTTGAATTTTAAATTACCTCAAGCAGGAATCGTTGGTATTGTTGGGCCTAATGGTGCGGGTAAAACCACCATTTTTAAAATGATCATGGGCGAAGTTGAACCTGACGAAGGCACTTTTGAAGTCGGCGATACAGCTAAAATTGCTTATGTTGACCAAGCCCATTCTAACATTGATCCTGATAAAAGTATTTATGAAAATTTTGCAGATGGTCAAGACCTGATTATGATGGGCAACCAAAAAGTCAATGCCCGAGCTTACCTCAGCCGATTTAATTTTGGCGGAAGCGAGCAAAACAAAAAAGTTGACAAACTATCTGGTGGTGAGCGTAACCGACTGCACTTGGCAATGACTTTAAAAGAAGAAGGCAACGTACTACTACTAGATGAGCCAACCAACGATTTGGATGTTAACACTCTTCGGGCTTTAGAGGAAGGTTTAGAAAACTTTGCTGGTTGTGCAGTTATTATTTCTCACGACAGGTGGTTTTTAGATAGAGTATGCACCCATATTCTCGCTTTTGAAGGCAATTCTGAAGTCTATTTCTTTGAAGGCAGTTACAGCGAATATGAAGACAACAAAACAAAACGCCTCGGCGATACAATGCCTAGACGGATTAAGTATAAGAAATTGAAAAAGAGATAA
- a CDS encoding NAD(P)/FAD-dependent oxidoreductase gives MIETFDVIVVGGGPAGGQTARNLSKLGHKVLLTERYESFADNNFSSAGMTLVPLDEFKIPQSVIGSYWKNLKIQCTKDEYAWTSDQNKGVVLDFGKLRQFLADEVKVNGGKVLMGHRYVKKKVIQDGIIIDFVNSANQKTVQYKAKLVVDATGPVRKVMYNNKDDQPQMVLGSGLEYLIKVDQETYNKYKDNLIFFLGHKWALQGYSWIFPMENKILKVGAGKVHIKAKDQDKTNKTTKKLTEKVIDEYIKPIDYEILDVHGGTLKYSPSIKDTFYKDRVVAVGDAISTVNPLGGEGIRYAMQSANLACEYIDSFLKTNQNTFDKYRKAWRKKNLLKWQICELSSKRVYIKYTDEQIENRMKFYHDNASYDEFLNMLFHFKFRKIGLRIIQVFKTKLSYKLSGKTF, from the coding sequence ATGATAGAAACATTTGATGTGATTGTCGTTGGTGGCGGTCCAGCTGGTGGACAAACGGCTCGAAATTTATCAAAACTCGGTCATAAAGTTTTATTAACTGAGCGTTATGAAAGTTTTGCAGACAACAATTTTTCAAGTGCAGGAATGACACTTGTTCCTCTTGATGAGTTTAAAATACCACAATCTGTAATCGGTAGTTATTGGAAAAATCTAAAAATTCAATGTACCAAAGATGAATATGCCTGGACAAGTGATCAAAACAAAGGCGTTGTTTTAGATTTCGGCAAATTGCGACAATTCTTAGCTGATGAAGTAAAAGTGAATGGCGGTAAAGTTTTAATGGGTCATCGGTATGTCAAAAAGAAAGTCATACAAGATGGAATTATTATTGACTTCGTAAACTCTGCTAATCAAAAAACTGTTCAATACAAAGCAAAATTAGTTGTTGATGCCACTGGTCCTGTAAGAAAAGTGATGTACAACAACAAAGACGACCAACCACAAATGGTGCTAGGTAGTGGTCTTGAATACCTCATTAAAGTCGATCAAGAAACTTATAATAAATACAAAGACAATTTAATTTTCTTCCTCGGGCATAAATGGGCACTCCAAGGCTATTCGTGGATTTTTCCTATGGAAAACAAAATTTTAAAAGTCGGTGCAGGCAAAGTTCATATCAAAGCCAAAGACCAAGACAAAACAAACAAAACCACCAAAAAACTCACCGAAAAAGTTATTGATGAATACATTAAACCGATTGATTATGAAATATTAGATGTTCATGGTGGCACTTTAAAATATAGTCCGAGTATTAAAGATACATTTTATAAAGACCGAGTAGTTGCTGTAGGCGATGCCATTTCTACAGTAAATCCACTTGGTGGTGAAGGCATTCGCTATGCTATGCAAAGTGCAAATTTAGCCTGTGAATATATTGATAGCTTTCTTAAAACTAATCAAAATACATTTGATAAATACCGTAAAGCTTGGCGAAAGAAAAATTTATTAAAATGGCAAATTTGTGAACTCTCTAGTAAACGCGTTTATATTAAATATACAGATGAGCAAATTGAAAACCGTATGAAATTTTATCATGATAATGCCAGTTATGATGAATTTCTTAATATGTTATTCCATTTTAAGTTTAGAAAAATAGGGCTGAGAATAATTCAAGTATTCAAAACCAAATTATCCTATAAATTATCAGGAAAAACATTTTAA
- a CDS encoding carboxymuconolactone decarboxylase family protein, producing MSTFELKTIENADEKAKPILQSAKDNMGMVPNLFAVMANNPSLLKAYTSADETFRQDSGFYFVEQEVLLLSIALENGCTYCVAAHSFIADNQSNVPKEVTNAIRDGKEIPDAKLQALSQYAKSVVKHRGYPSEEVTKAIKNQGYTDKHIAGVVTAVGMKTFSNYINHIANTPLDQMFESRKWNK from the coding sequence ATGTCAACATTTGAATTAAAAACAATCGAAAACGCTGATGAAAAAGCAAAACCAATTCTTCAATCAGCAAAAGACAATATGGGTATGGTGCCCAATTTATTTGCAGTTATGGCAAATAATCCTTCTTTGTTAAAAGCTTATACTTCTGCTGATGAAACTTTTAGACAAGATTCTGGCTTTTACTTTGTAGAGCAAGAAGTTTTATTATTAAGCATTGCTTTAGAAAATGGCTGTACCTATTGTGTTGCGGCTCACTCTTTTATTGCTGACAATCAAAGTAATGTACCAAAAGAAGTTACCAATGCCATAAGAGATGGTAAAGAAATTCCAGATGCTAAACTTCAGGCTTTGAGTCAATATGCCAAGTCGGTTGTAAAACATAGAGGCTATCCTTCTGAAGAAGTTACAAAAGCTATAAAAAATCAGGGCTATACAGATAAACACATCGCTGGTGTCGTAACAGCAGTAGGTATGAAAACATTTTCAAATTACATCAACCATATTGCCAATACACCTTTAGACCAAATGTTTGAAAGTCGAAAATGGAATAAGTAG